The following is a genomic window from Patagioenas fasciata isolate bPatFas1 chromosome 1, bPatFas1.hap1, whole genome shotgun sequence.
gcccccagGGCCATCAGCGAGCCCAGCAGGGCGGCGTCAGGTCTcaccagcgccgccgccgccgcctcggcgCTCCGCGCCGTCAACCCCGGCGGGCCGGGCAGGGGGCTGCCGCCGCGGTCCAGCTTCAGCCGCTTGGGCGCGGGGGGAACTTCGTCCCCCGACGGCTCCTGCTTGATGCTCAGGGCGGGCAGCGCGCCCCcggccgccgcgaggccgcgctCGGAGCGCGCCTCGCCCTCCCCGCCGTAGCCGCTGTCCGTGTCCGTGTCGGTCTCGGCGTTGAGTTCGGTGGCGTGAGTCCGCTGGATGACGGGCACGCAGTTAGCCTGGCCCTCCGGCTTGTGGCCCGGTGCGcaggggggggcgggcggggaggaagaggaggaggatcccttgctgaggggGCCCGGCGGCGGGGAGAGGAGCTGGGGGCCGGGGAGGAACTGCGAGGAGATGGAGTGCAGGTGGCCGAGGAGCTGGGCGCATCGCTGCTCCCGGGGGGTCCAGCTCTCGAAGCGGGAGAGGTATTGCAGCACTTCCTTGGCGCACGTCTGAAAGCCCGAGTGGAAGGCGTCCAGGTCGGCCTGCACGGGAGACTTCATGGACCGCTCCCCTGCGGGACAGACCGAGAAGGGACAGCGTTTGCCCGCAGCTCTGGCGTGCCCCTCTTCGCACCTCCCGCTACCCGCACCCGGTGCGCCCCCGCCGCGGCGCCTCTCGGGGCCCGCTTACCATTCTGCAAAGCAATGATCTTCTGGTGCTGCTGCTCCGTTAAGGCTGTAAGCGCTTTCAAGTGTTTCAAAGTCAGTTCCAGCACCACTGCTTTCTCCAGGTGTCCCAGCGTCTGCAAAGTCATgaacgggcgctcggctacctCTCGACACGCTCGACCACCGCCAAACGCCGCCTCCGTAACTTCGGGGAAACTGGTCCCCGGGGGGCGTTACGGGCAGGTCCGTGGCAGGCAGGCACCCCGGTGTCCCGCACCCCCGCCACCCCGAGAGCTGCGCAGCGGGAAGGCTGCCGGCGCCTCCATCTGCGTGTACACATACGCTCCTCTGCACCTTACCGTCAATTTCAGATGCTCGGGCAGTAAATCCTTCAGCTGGGCAATGCATTCGTTAATCCTGTCTCGCCTCTTCTTTTCTATCAGTCTATGTGGCAGTTTGTATGTTTCCTAATTAGCAAAATCCGGAAAAGCCAAGCGTTAGACAGAGCCCCTCGGAACGAcgatcaaaaccaaaacaaatgtcaTGCCGACCACATGCCGCGCAAATTATCGCCAAGGCACCGCTCTCCCCGCCGGGTCAGCTCGCTCGTAAACCCGCTTGCAGTTCGGGGGGGGAAGTTAAAAGCGAAGCGCTCCGGGGATGCTCTTGGGAGTGAACCTGCGTTTTAAAATTCAGGGAACCCCATTTAAGCGCTTAAGCGAGAACAGCCGCAGAAACTTACTCTTACCTTGCTCTCGTCCCTCTTCACTCCTCTTTTGGGTTTGCACATATACAGGGAAGGGTagtccagcctggagaaaaacACAAAGATCCAGCATCGGCAAAAGGGGGAGCCAGCCTAGCACCTCCTCGAGTGGGCAAACAGACCCCCAGCCCCGCGCGGGGAGCCGAGCTCACTGCCCCAAGGGCCGGGCAACGGAACGCCAGGGTCCTCCCGCGGAGGGAGGCGAGTCCCCGGCACCGCCAGGGAGCCGGGTCCGCTTCCAGCGCTTCGCAGCACTTTCTCAAGAAGACGAAACGCCCTGGAGACACGAGACGGAGATACTGCACCGGCGCCTTACCCTATAAAATCCCTATGCTCCAGTAGCTGCCTCTCCGGCAAGCGGGAGATTCCTTCATCCATGTCTGGCAGCGGCTGATGTTTCGTCGCTGCTTTTGATGGAGCCTGCGGGATGCTGAGATCAGTCTTTGGAGATCCGCGAGCGACGCTGCGCACATGCAGCCTCCGTCCCCCCGTCTCCCGTGCAGTGGCCAAAGTGTGGCGGGCagtccgcgcccccccccccccccccgctccactTCGCCTCCTCCGCCGCTGCCGCTCCCCCTGGCCCCCCTtggccgccgctccccgcgcaCACTCCCGCAGCACACGCTGCGCCGCCAGTTGTTTgcacccgctgccgccgccgccgccgtgccTGCCCGCGGGGCACGCGCGCCGCCAGCCAGCCCCGCACCCGGCTCACGTGCGGCGCgcgccgggcgggcggggggcggggccggggggcggggcgggcgggaccCAAGGTGGGGGGGACCCTCTGCGAAGGAAGGAGGGGCGGAGGGTCCCCGCCGCCGGCCCGGGGGCCGCCCTGCGAGACACCGGCTTTCCCCCGTGTTATCGCTGttgttatcatcatcatcattattgcCATAGTTATTGCCATTCTTActgcatttttattgttttttaaaatatttttacatttttctaatttctaattataatttctattattttatttgtatttagggAAGAGACCCGCCCGTGGAAAACGTGCCCGCGGGGGATCGAGCACCTGTCCCTGTGCCAGTAAGGCAATACGAGTCCCACACCagtggggcagagggggaggCAGGGGCCAGTCACACGTTTTATATACATTTACAGATACGTATATCCATTACAGATGCGCAGGCCACGAACGGGCGCACACGCGTGTCTTCGCGGCGCGGCAGCGGCAGCCCGGGGCGCTCCCTGGCTCGGTGCCGCCGTGCCGCAGCTCTCGCCCCCGCTGATACCGCCCGGTCGCCGCTGCTCGACCTTTTGGACGGCAGCCTGATCTGCCTGCAACGCCAGATCACGGCAAAATCGTTTCTTAAACACATACGGatagatatatatctatataaagaTGTATACATATAATATAAATACATCCGGTTTTTGACGCTGCCCTCCTGACAGTCAGCCTGCATCCCTGCCGGGTGCAGAGGATGACATTGGGAGAGGATTTGCACCGGTGCAGCGTGACcagccgcggcagccccgggacggggcggggcgggaACCTCCactccctcctcccccccgccctcTTCCCTGCGCACCGGGCGCGCccgcgcagcccctgctccccgCCGGCAGCGGCACCGACAGCCGCCTCCCTAATCCCGTCTCACACTGGTACGAGCACAGGGCCGGCAACGTGACCCGACCTGCTGCCACATCACTGCTCTCGGCAGCACCGGGCGACCCCGCCCCGCCGCCAGCAGGCGCCGGCACCCGGCGGCACCGGGCATCCCACAACTCGGCGTACCGACCTCCATGCCCCTCCGCCCTCGGGCAACCCCGCACCCCCCTTTGCCGGGTAGCCTGCCAGGACCCCCCTGCCAGCGGAAAGGGGTGGGTGCTGCCCCGAGGAAATGGGATGCTCTTCCCCGTGTCCCGGGCAGAggcgctgtgtgtgtgtgtccctgcgtgtgtgtccctgtgtgtccctgcgtGTCCCTGCGTGTGCACGGCGGCGCGGCATGTGCGGCCCTGCAACGTGCGGGGTGTGCAGTGTGTGGGGCGGGTGTGTGCGGGGTGTGCGGCGGCTCCGGCCCCACGTGCTGTGCGGAGGGAGAggagcccccccacccccccgctccCGCCCCGACTCAGGGCCGGGCTGGTGTCTTTCTCTCCGGTGTTCGCGGTGGGAACCGCAGGCGGGAAGTGTCAGTAGAGGCGATGCACAGAGATGTATTTAtagcagccccccagccctgacCGCTTGCCTTTCTTTTGGTCCAGCTTTGCTCCCTCCCTTCCGCAGGCTCCGGCTCCTGGAGGTGGGTGATCTCCCCAGTCCCGGCACGCACTGAGGAAAGGGACAGTTTCGGGTCCCCGCAGCACCTGGAAGGAAATTACCCCAATAAAGAGCACGTCCCCGCCAGCCAAAGGGGAGATAAGAGCTTCACATCATTCCTTTCTAACGATCGTGCTTTACAGGTAATAGTATCAGGAGGGTAACTCGTGATATTTATATGCGGGGGCTGCTGAAACCGCACTGCCCGTGTGTAAAGCGCGAACGAGGTTTTAGGACGAGCGAGGGCTCTGATGAAGTGTTAGAGGCTCCCGCTTGGCAGCAAGGCAAGTGGCACTGCAGGCTTGTATAGCTCCTTCCCTGTTAACCTGATGACATTTTCACACTGTTAATGCAATGAAACTGGTAGCtaaaaataaacaacataaaTGTATGCCACATGCCTATAGGTTCTATTTGGGGGTGTTAGAATGAGAGGCTTGTGGATTGCCACAGAGGCTGATTGGAGAATCTGCTGCTGGTGAGAAAAGCAAACTGTTACATAGGCTGGACTATATAGACCTGCTCCCTCGGGAAGGCAGATTGCAGCCTGCGAGGGCGATTTGCTGGATGTCAGGATATGCCAGCAGTAGTTAGCCATGCAGGATGGCATTGGTTGCCCCAAGTTGTGCATCCATGTTGGACATCTGAGGTGGAGCTACAGATTctctgactacaatggagagaaACAAGCACCTTCAGCATGAAATTCCTCTGCTCCTAACTGGACTGGTCTTTGAGAAAGCATCAAGGAAACTGAAGGCACAGCCCAAATAAAAGGTGCTTTACCCTGAGACAGAGCACACATAGACCTTTTGGGGGACTGCTGACTCAAAGGGAGCTTGAAGTCTGAAAGAAAAGACAGTTTCCTCCTGCTGACTGCTCCCATGGACAAGAAAGCAGGGCTTTGCATGGTTTCTGCAACTAATATATGGGTTGAGGAGCAGGGGGTGAGCATTTCTGGAACATCTGAAGCAATTCTGGAGTATCTTTGCCAGTTTCATCCTCTCTGGAAAAACCTGCACATCTTCAAATTATGGAAACAATGTCTGGAGTGAGACTCAGCTTCTAGGAAGAGAGGTCCTAAATCTGGGATTCCTCTGGAACCAAGTGGGAATGGAAGTTGAAAATGACCAAAAGATGCAAAACATGAGCTGAGACAGCTGGAGGCTTTACAAAAGGAGTTCAAACAACATCTGGAAACTTGTAAGAGAGGTTTATAAGAGGTGACCTGCAGACAAGGATAAAAGGCTTCTGTGTCCAGAGAGACTGCAAAATTCTCCTGGAAGATTCCCAGcttaaaatggcaagatggatcAAAGAGGTGATCAGCAGCATGACTATCAtggaaaagaatgttttccagaaaGTAGGAGGCACAAGAAGAGCTTTGGCCAATTTACAAGGCAAGATGAACCACAGCAAAGAgttaagaaactgaaaaaatcactcagaaaaaggaaagcaaaggttTGCAGgtcattacaggaaaaaaaaaaacaaaaaaaccaaaaaaaaaccgaACAGCCTCCTGCTGTAGACAAGGGCTAGCCAGAACACCACCTACTGCCAAGTGCTCACCACCATTTTCAGTCTGCAGGAGGAGGGAATCAGACTGTCTGTCCCAGCTGAATCAGTGCAAAGGCTTTTGAGGAGAATACATTTGGGAGGTTTATTCAAGTCAGTCCCTAACCCTAGTGTAAGGGAATGGCTTTGAAGTAGGGTGCCCAGGAGCCAACTTGGTGGGTTCAGTTCTTATGGCAGTCACTACTTGTCTTCAGGAAAAAAGACTGAATTATCTAGGCTGGCTGTATGACTAGAGTCAACCATCAAATTAGAGAGAGCTGGTCATCCACATGCTACAAAGGTGGGGGCAATGAGAATTCAGCTGAAGGATCTGGATAATTTTGGTTGAATAACAAGGTATTACTGAAGACTTTGAGGGTAAACTGGACACTGCCCTATTAATAGTTTTCAGTTGTGGGATAACCTGATTgagacaagggggaaaaaaaaggaaacaagagcATGTAAAAACCTGAGCTGGGTCAGAAAAAAGGTCCAGCTGTTCCAGAGTCCAGCAGGAGATGCCTGAGGAGGAGCAGATAAACAGAGCGTGCACATAAAGAAAGCTCCCCAGGCCAGTCTCCCAGGCCCTGGTGGCCTGCGGTGCACAGACTTCCTGAGCCAGAAACGATATCTCTGTGTTTAATGGGAAGCCAAAGACTCCGTGAGAGGCAGAGGAATTTGCCAAAGTGCTTAAATCACGGGCTGCAGCAGAGCATTGGGCCAGGAAGCAGACACTGGTGAGAAGTTGGTCAGTCACCAGGAGTCCTGTCAGCACAGCTCTGTGGCtaacacagaggaaagaaaagaggactTTCTATTTCAGAGTGTTCCACACATACCTAATGTATGTAAAACGAGTGAGACAGCAGCCATGCAAAAATGTGGCTGAATtcagaagcagaaataaaataacctgACTGTGGGAAGGTGGTGGGCCAAGAGAAGACGCAATGTGCAATGAAGTCTTCACACCGTTACAAAATGGAGGAATGGGGATAGATCCAGCTTGGGGAGCAGAGTCAGGACCACATATTTGTGCAGGACTCTTAGGAATACCTTACAAGGGAGATACTGATCACAGAAGCTTTCCTAGGCCATGTGAAATGGGTGATATTAACAGAGATGACCCAAAGTCTACCAGGGCAGCCAAGCTAGACTGGCACTTGAGCTAATGGTGAGTGAGCTAATCAGCTTGAAATGGAGTGGTGACAGGAGAGTATGGGCACTTCCAAACCTGGGAAAGTCAGATTGGTGAAATGGGCAGTGGAGCAAAAATTCAGGCGTGATGTTGTCCACAGTGCCCTGTGGCTCTAGCTGTGTGATAAACACCAGGAACTGTGCTTTACCCCATCAGTTTGGAAATTCCCTTTAAAGACACATTTCAAGTAAAGCAAACTATTTGCAGGTAGCTGGTCTGTGATGAAAAGCTGTCCTGTTTCCTGGGGCAGTGAAAAATCAAGGTAGCTCCACTCTTGAGATCACTTCCAGCCCTGACTGATGGGAGGGTCTGAAACCTGCCTGGAGACCTGGGGGCTTCAGAAATTCTTACACAACAGATCAGTCAGATCTTGTGGATGTGAAACAGGAATGATCCCCATCTGTCTGCTGGATGTTTTCCAGGAGCAGCAGCCAGGAAGAAGTAAAACAACCTTCACCCTAAGTCCCCCCTCTGAAGTCACTGGAAAGAAGCTGTGTCTGTGAATGAAGATACCTTGGATGGTACCATGGGGTTCAGTTTGCTCATTCGCAATACATCTGAAAGCTGTATATTGATGAACAGAAGTGGAACTGAAAGATGGGAAAAAGTGCTTTCTTAGCTAAGTCCGAGCTGGTAATTAAGTGATGGTCATGGGCTTTCGTAATGCACCAGTTACACTGGAGAGACAGGTAGGAAAGGTATGGCACACCACACCAATAGGAGTCCTCGGATGGCCTCAGCCTTTCAAGAGGTCTGTTGTCCTCAGGCTATTTATGGGTGCACATGGAGACCTTTGAACAAGAAGTGGTAGGTGCAGTTACACATGGTTTGTGATAAGTTCAAGGCTGGTAGTCTGTAGCTGGTCCCAAAGGAAAGGGAGTTGTTTGAAAAGTGGGTAATTTACGTCTGCCACACAACTGGTGATTGGGAATTTCCACTGAATAAAGCAAAACTGAGACTACATGAGCTGACCTGCTCCCCAACCACTCACAGAGGTGCAGGTTGGTAGGACTCTGCTCCTATTACAGAAGCTCTCTTTGTAGATTTGCTAACATTGCAAAACCCTTGCACAGACAAGGTGAGACAGAGGGAGAGCATTTCAGTGGCCAACAGAATGAGATTTAGCAGTTTCAACTAGTGCAATTCTTTCCAGTGGTTAAATTTACTGATAAGTTTCGTTGGTATTTGCACAGAACACCTTAGTAAGGGTGGACCATGCATCCCTGCAAAAGCTAACTCTGTGGGCCCAGGACTCCCCAATGCAATTTGCCTGAGTATTAAAGAAAATGGCAGCTTTCCACCTGCACAGTTAAACTACATGTCTGGGCATAAAAGGAGTAGTGGTGATGCCTGGTTCAGGCAGCAACTTTGGGGCTCAGTGCAGACAATACCATGGGTGCAAAATGGAAGAGTTGATTCTTCAAGGGGATGGATGCAGAGAAGGAGATGCTTGTTTCCTCTTTCACAACTTGTAGATGTGAAAATGCTTTTAGTTAGCCCAGTAGAACTGAGGAACAGCAATGCCAGGGAGGGAGTGTGGGTTCCTGAACCAGTCCGTGCCAGAAGGTGCATCATAGAAAGGATCCCAGTAGGATACAACTAGAGTATGAGCTGAGAAACTCAGCTGTCCTGGAATGAGGTATACCTTTGAAGCACAGTGAAGTGTATCTTTGGAATATCAAGGGAAAGCCATTCTGCTTGTGGTGAGAGAGTTTGGCACTAAGGGTGAAATACTGCATAGAAACTTATAGTGCATGGAAACAACCTGTTAGGTGATGTCTGGAGCAGGAGGTTCTGAGATTGTTATTTTAAGACTGGCAAATGTTTTGAACCATACTGGGTTTCTGTACATTTCCAAAAAGGCTTAGCTAAGCTAAGGGGAAAATCATATTGGGTAAGATTCAGGAAGGATGTAGAAAATGTGTGCAGGAGATGAATACCCTTATTGCAAATAACGCTCCCAAAGAAACACAGAGAGACACCATGAAATAATATCTGACAGAGTCATTTCATTAATAGGCTGCATTGCCTGATGTTCTTGGGTTTCTGTCTGAAGCAGATTCTGGGAGCTGCAGACTATTTCACAAAACGCCCTGAAGCTTGTCTGTTAGGACACTAGTGCCAGATGTCCAAGTGAAAGACGTCCTCTCCCTCCAAGTCCTAGGAGGTATGGGAGGATTGCACAAAGCTCAAGGGATAAACACTGAATACAGAACATTTCAGCAGATCTGTGAGGTACTTGGGATCCCTAAAACATCTGCATGTGACCACAGCCTGAAGGGTTGGCGGGATGTTTTTATGCAGACTCTTCCAGTCAACTGGTTTGCTCCTCAGAACTACACCAAGTGGTAAGACCCAGCATATTCAGTTCTTTTGAAGGCCTCAGGAGTAGCAAAGCACTTCCTCACCATTTTGGTGAAGGGTGAAAGGACTCCAGCATGCCTTCTTATGGAGTTTTGGGAGAAGAACAAGGAAGTACGtgttccttctatttttttttaagtggaaatcTAGGATATTTTCCAGTTTTAGAAAAAGCAGAATGTGAATCTTAAAAAGGACTCACTGTATAAGGGCATAGAGTACTGACCTGGATATTTGTGGTGGTATACAGAGTACATCGGGGTCATGAAACAAGATCCCATGATATCATGAGGTCCATTAGAAGATGTACTAGGGCAAAACATACTGGGGAAACAAAACTTCAGGATTTTATTCTTCCTCTGCTCTTCCCTCACAGCAAAAGTAGTTGTGAAAAACCAAGGCTGGAGAAGTTGAAACACCAAAGGGGCAGAGCCTTGCAGGCAGGCTGCAGCAACACTGGGTGCACCTCGAGAGCACTTGATGAGTAGCTGCCTGGAAGGGAACCAAGGAGCAGAAAACTACGAGGAAGGGCACTACAAATATTTTGGATTAGTGATAGGAAAATACTTTACTGAAGTGTACTATGTAATTACAGGTAAGTCAGAATATGTCACTCAtcatttcttaaattatttttcctcattcTCTGTGTGGTGGGTTTATTAGAGCCTTGTCATTTTGAGCTTCTTCAGGATGAAGGAGGTGGCTGAGCGGGCAGGCGTGGGAGTGGGGCATGAGTCCAGCTAAAAACAAGGGTTCCAGACAGTCATGTTCCTCTATGAAACAGTAACCACCCCATCCCAGGCACTTGGCTGCAGACAGGTAAGCATAGTGAGAGTTTTTGGGTACCTGTGCTACTCAGAGCAGGCTGACTCTGAGCCAAGACCCAGGCTTCTGTCATACAAGTCCTTCTGGGTTTAGGGAAGAAGACTTTGTGTGTTTTTTATGAACCAGGACCCTAGTGAGAGAGCCTCTAAATTCGTAACCAGTTTCTCCTCCTAACTGGGATAATCTTCAAGAACCCAAATTTTTGGTTTACCTTCACGGGCAGGACACATAATAGtgctttctctgcctttttgatCATAGACCTTCTGCTTAAGATTATCCTCAGGCCATCCTGCCTATCCTCTTGCTACATGACAAGGGTGTATAAGGGTATACAGGCCTGGAAGATATTGGAATATTGAGCTTTTTAGCTGGAAGGACAGGAGGGGAAATCAGGAGATTTGTTGGTGCTTGTCTGATTCTGTCACCACACCAGATCTATTTGGAGTATGCAAGCAAGAAGCAGCCCTCTACATTGTATTGAGAAACAGGTAGCACTGGACAGGCATGGTGAACTACTCCCTGCTGACCTAGGATGGGTACCAGTTGCAGTCAAGCCCCAGCCCACGAGCAGGATAGTGCAGAGCTCAGCACAGATGCTCAAGAAAAAGGACGGGCATGTTTGATGATTGTTAAAAACCTGTCATCCCAGAGGCATGGATAAGGCAGCCCATAGAGCCATCCTAGCTTGTCAGGAAGTATCCAGGATACCTCTGGACCTTGTATGAACTAGGAAATACCTCTTTGACCGTTGTGCACAATTTCCCTACTCCCTCTGAGTTGCCCTGTGCTACCAGACCAGATGGCAGCGATGGTCGCCTGTGCCAGTGGTGCTCCCTGTGCTGTGCAGTGTGGAGAGCTACCCCACAGTGTGTGGGACTCTGAAGCACTTGCAAATCCTGCTGGGCAAGGTCTGCTTGCCTGCAGTGTTGTTCATCTCCCCCTTGCTtcaccaggctgctgctgctgctgctgcaacctggGCTTGAGCACCGGCTCTGCGTGGCACCTGGCTGCATGTGAGCAGTGGCGGTGACAGGCCTGGCAAGCTTCCCTTCTTCACAGGGAGACTCTCCTCCCCTTGGATGAGCAGGTTTCCAGACAGACAGCTCCCTTTTATGAGGACAGATTTCAGCAAGGCTCTAAAAAAAACAGCCTCGTTTAACTCGTCTCCCAGTCTTGTCCTctgtgtcctgctgaggaggTATTGCGTGATCCCCTTTAAGCTGTCGGCAGCCAGGCTTTCAACGTGGCAAGGGGGCCGGGCTGTGTCTGggcaaatgttttctttctgcgGTCAGAAAGCAAGGCTGGGCAAAGACGCCTGTGCCCGAGGCACATCCTGACAATGAGCCTCTGCCCACCCAGGCCATGCTGGGTCCTGATCTCCCACGTCGATGGCAGGGACAACCAGGGTGGCACCGATGTTCGGTCTTTCCCAGGAGCAGCGCTTTTCCCTTGGGAGCAGCAGGGACCCTTGCACTGGTGGGGAGGAGCCCTCCGTGgtggggaggaaagggaaggacaCCAGAAAGAGAGCCTGGGGTGCGCTGGCAGGATGGGGACACATTTGTGCCACCCACACAGCCTGCTTCTGAGGCACACTGGCACCCACTGTCTCCAGCAACTTGTCTTGGCATTGATACCCTGCTAAATGGCGGTGGGCAGCCTATGCATCCCAGCGTGATCACAGGGGACCACTGCTCTCAGACAGACATTGCTGAGGTTGAAGTTGGATCATTCCCACCCCCCCACCAGACACATGTACACACCTCACAACCATGAAGGTCCAAATCATCTTTTCATAAAAATTACCTTACATGCCAGGCCCCAAAGCGCAAACCTGCCATGCCTGCTGATGTCCTTGGCATAGAGCAGAGATTTAAATCGCCAAACCCAAGGCCACACTTCAGCATGTACTCATTAAAGCTCATGAATTTATGTCAGGATTGGAAAAGGTCCATGATATGGAAAGgtcagtgttttgttttattgtccTTACTTTACTGTCCCAAACAAGGTCCAAGGAGGAAGGAACAGGGGTGCAGGACTTCTGAAAATGAGCAGGTAAGGTAGGATGTCCAAGCCAGGGAAAGCAGCAGGTGGTGCTCATCACACCTCCTCACATTCAGTGCAGAGTGGGCAGCAGGACCCCGTGAATCTCCTCTGCCATGAGGAGGGGAAGGCATGCAGCCATTTCACCACTTTCCTCAAACTTTGCTCCGTGACTTTCCTTAAACAGTCATGGCTGAAGTTCAGCACACAGAGCTCTTCACAGTGGTCCAGGTCTTTGCAAGGAAGTCTTGTTTGTGGGCTTTGCCATACAGCAAAAGCCCCCCTTTGAAACCCCCAGTGTGTGAAGTCTCGAGCAAGACAATAAGGCCTTGACCTAAACGGTGCTCCCTGAAGAGCGAAGGCACCGTGACATACAAATACTGGTACCTGCCCTGTGACCTGGGCTGAGGTGGTGGGAGCTCAGCTGGGCAAGTGGTCAGGCAAGCAGGACTGCTGCCACATCCCTGTTCCCCAGCTCCACAAACCTAATACTGAAGGAGACAAGaaagcttggatt
Proteins encoded in this region:
- the BHLHE41 gene encoding class E basic helix-loop-helix protein 41, with product MDEGISRLPERQLLEHRDFIGLDYPSLYMCKPKRGVKRDESKETYKLPHRLIEKKRRDRINECIAQLKDLLPEHLKLTTLGHLEKAVVLELTLKHLKALTALTEQQHQKIIALQNGERSMKSPVQADLDAFHSGFQTCAKEVLQYLSRFESWTPREQRCAQLLGHLHSISSQFLPGPQLLSPPPGPLSKGSSSSSSPPAPPCAPGHKPEGQANCVPVIQRTHATELNAETDTDTDSGYGGEGEARSERGLAAAGGALPALSIKQEPSGDEVPPAPKRLKLDRGGSPLPGPPGLTARSAEAAAAALVRPDAALLGSLMALGAGGGGAPFGQPAAAAPFCLPFYFISPSAAAAYMQPFLDKGSLEKYLYPAAPIPLLYPGIPAQAAAAAAAAAASFPCLSSVLGPAEKAAAAAAAGLPAAPHLPHPFAAAAGLAAAAEPAEGAETAAAEEPGAECP